The sequence below is a genomic window from bacterium.
TTTTATCTTCGTGCCCTTCGTGTTCTTCGTGGTTTTTAAAAGATGTGGGTAAGGATAAGCCCATCAAGGGAGAGGGAATTTTGCTTTGTCTCCCAACTAACTGCTTAACTTAGTTTTGAGTAGTTACCGAAAGTTTCGAGTTTCGGACCTTGAATTATAACTCGAAACTCGAGGACTCAGACCCGCTTTGCTTTCCCTCGAAGTTCTTTAATCTCCTGAGTAATAATAGTATGCCAGCGAGAAAAAAGCCACAGAAAAACAGATCGCTCTGGGCTGTAAAGCGAACGTTTGGTATACTCTATATTCCCTCCCAAAAAGTTAGTAGCCGTAATGAGATGGACCAGGCGATCTTCAGAAGAAGAGGCCGCTTCAAATCTTGAGAGGATTTCTATTATTTTTTCCATTTCAGCTACTAATTGGAAGGAAGGAAAAAGAGGTGAATTAGGTGGGCTGAGTTGAATAAATTCCCTGATCGGGTTGAAGTCAAGAAGGATGATTTCTGCCAGTGAAGAAACAGATGATGTCTCATGGAGAAAGGTATACAGGGAAGCTATTTCTTTACCCCAAATAAACCGTTTATTCTGCGCCAATATCTCTCGGGCTTCAGATAAAATGTGGGAAAGGTCCCTTGAGGTAACAAGTCCGAGATATACCTTAAATATCTGGGCCAAATCCTTCTGCTGTTTTCCCTCACTGATCTTCATCAGGGCTGAGAGGATGGGCTTAGTATCTTCACTCTTCTTAAAAAGTCGATAGATAAACGGAAAAACACCGGTTGAATTCTGGGCCAGTTCCTTTTTATAGAGTGCCTTGGCCTTAGCCTGAGGTGTTGGTTTTATCCTTCGGGTAAGAAAAGTAGGGTAGCCATGATCAAGGCCAAATAAATAAACACCCAGACCGTGGTAAATAAAAAGTGAGCCCAGCAGGCCAATCGCTATTCCCATAAAGAGTAAACTCACCGCAAACTATCTCCTTTATCAGTAGATATCAGGAAACCTGATTACTGTCTACGGTTCAATATATCGTAAGTGTTCAGCCACAAAGACACTAAGACACAAAGATTAAAGAATTATTTCTTAATAACTCAACAGAGCAGTAGCCCAGTAGTTAAAGACTTTTCTGAAAGTTCCAGAACTGCTGCTCTATTGCTCTAATGTTCTCTACGACACATATTTAAAAAACCAGCCTCCTTTTTACCACGAAGACACAAAGAGACTAAATTCATAAATAATTTCCCCTTTGTGTCTTCCTGCCTTGATGGCTGAACGGTTACAATATATCTTATTCCAGGAAAAAAGTCAATAAAAAAAGACCCCTGGAATGATCCAGGGGCGAGCTTGAGAGTTCCTATACTGAAACCCTGGCAGAACAGGTGAATTCTCGACTAAGATTCTATTTGACAAAGAGTAACATCTATGTTATATTTCAATCGGTGTAACTATTCAGCCACTGATTGACACGGATTAGCGCGGATAAATAGCAGATAGCAGAGGACAGAAGACAGAGGCGGAGAGAACAGAGAATAGATGTTAGAGCTGGGTGTCCTCTGCTGGTGGGGGATTAAGAAGAACAGAAGACAGAACTCAGAGATCGGAATAAACGTTGAGAGCTGAGCGTGGAGAGCAGAGAGGTCTCAGCTCTCAACTTTCACTACTATGGTCCAAAGAAAGATACACCTGGGAATATTTTCTTTATTTTTGCTCCTGGTTTCAAGCTGCAATGAAACTGAATGGAAAGACAGATATGATTCCCTACAAGGCTCACGTATCCAAATGGATAAGTCAGCTATTCGTCCGGATGATGGAGATTCATTCTTTTATAAGAATATTACCATCCGTGTCCTGGGGATAGATACCCCAGAGATTATTCACGAAGAACACGGTATCTTTGAGGATCAACCTTATGGTCGAAAGGCAGCCCAAATGACCAGGGAAATCTTGGCCAGGGCTAAGACCATTGAATATTTACCCTTTAAAAATGACGGGTATGGACGGCTTCTGGCGCATGTATTTGTCGATGGAGAACTTCTTTCTGTGCTTTTGATCAGGGCAGGGCTGGCTTATGAGACAGTGACTTATTATGGAGACAATGGCTTCCCTGATTTAGCGGAAAGGATTCGGAAGGCGGCCTGTGGGTCTGGCCTGCCGCCTTTTGAGCCTCCCTGGAAGTGGCGGCGGGAACATCAGGTTAAGGTAGGCGGCCGTAACACCCATTAGCTCCCTGGTAACTACTCAGCCACAAAGCCACTAAGGCACGAAAAGAATAATGGAATAGCCCACGGATGACACAGATTTTGGCGGATTCTCACGGATTTTTTTAATAAATTTTTATCCGTGTCAATCCGTTTCATCCGTGCAATCCGTGTGCTATTATTTGTAATCTTTGTGCCTTAGCGGCTGAGTAGTTACGAAAAATATAACAGGCATTTTTATGATGAAAGGATTTACGGTTATGGGAAGGTGTTTATAAAATGAAAAGCCAGGTTATTAACCCGGCTTTTCACGCTAGCCCTTCACGGGCCATCCACCTCTAATTGCTTAGATTGATATTATTATAGCATTACTTTAATATTATGTCAAGTAAAATTTTATTAGTCGAACCTAAAAAATCCTTGGTGGCCTACTTAAATTGAAGAATATATCCAGGTAAAAGTTGCCGACGGAAAGTATCAGGCTCGGACCCCGGCAATGGCTGCTGGCCTTACCGATCACGTCTGGCCCCTTTCGGAATGGCTCACTCTACCTGCCGTTCAACGTAAGTAGGCCACCAAGCGCTTGTTCCAGAAAACTGAAAAAAAGTAGCGTAACTATTCAGCCACTGATTAGCCCGGATAAATAGCAGATAGCAGAGGACAGAAGACAAAGATCAGAGGTTAAAAGGTGGTAGGGGCAACCCCCTGTGGTTGCCCCACCTAAGAGGGACAGGCACAGGGGCCTGTCCTTACAATGAGCTGGACTATGTATCTAATGAGGAGGTCGATTATGAAAGAACCATTGATAGCTTTTGACCAGATTGTGAATTTGGCCCGGCAGTTGTCGCCACTTGACAAACTACGTTTAATCGAATGCCTCGCTCCTGATTTAGAGGCACCCCTTCAAACTCAAACGAAGTTGCGACGCCGCTCACTACGTGGCCTGCTAAAAGGATGCTCAATCAGCCCAGAAGAAATTGACCAAGCCCGTCAGGAGATGTGGACAGGAAGATTCAGCTTTCAGAGACAGGGATTATCTGGTGAGGAATAGAAAGGGGTAAAAAGTGATGGATTCATTTAAGGCCCCGCGAGGGACAAGGGATATTTTGCCGGAAGAGGTCGGCCTCTGGCAGCACATAGAAGAAGTGGCCGGAAAGGTCTTTGCCTCTTACGGGTATCAGGAGATTCGGACGCCGATCTTTGAAGTCACCGAGCTATTTGCCAGAGGGATAGGTGAAACAAGCGATATTGTCAATAAAGAGATGTATACCTTTGCTGACCGCAAGGGACGAAATCTGACCCTCAGGCCGGAGAATACGGCCTCTGTAGTTCGGGCCGTAATAGAGCACGGCATGTTGACCGGGCTGCCTTTGAGGCTTTACTATCTTGGCCCGATGTTTCGGTATGAACGGCCCCAGGCCGGCCGGTCCCGGCAGTTCCACCAATTGGGCACAGAGGCCATGGGCAGTTCCGCCCCTGGCCTGGACGCCGAGGTTATTACCATGGTGGTGCATCTCTTGCAGGACATCGGCCTTACCGGACTGGAGGTTCAGATAAATAGCGTAGGTTGTTTTGGGTGCCGGGGGCAATACCGGCAGAGCCTGGTTGACTATTTCGGTCAGTTCAAAGAAGACCTCTGCCCTGATTGTCAGGTCCGGTTGGAACGTAATCCGCTCCGCATCTTAGACTGTAAGGCCTCTGTTTGTTCCGGACTCAAGGAAAAGGCCCCGCCGATCAGTGACTCCCTGTGTCAGGATTGCTCTTCTCATTTAGGAGAGGTCACCAGATACCTGAAGTTATTTGGCATTGACTACACCCGAAATCCAAAACTGGTGAGGGGCTTAGACTACTACACCCGAACGGCCTTTGAGGTGGTTGACTACGGCCTCGGCGCCCAGAATGCCGTAGCCGCCGGTGGAAGATACGATAATCTCATTGAAGAGATGGGTGGCCGTCCTACGCCGGCTATGGGTTTTGCCGCGGGCTGCGAGAGATTGGTCTTGTGCCTGAAAGAGCGCCAGTCGCCGGCTACAACCACGCCTGTCCCGGACCTTCTGCTGGCGGCGGTCGGCCTTTCTTCTGATGAATACCCTATCAAGCTCCTTCAGGAACTCCGCCGGGCCGGACTATCCGTCCTCTTTGATTGGGAAAAACGGGGACTTAAGGCCCAACTGAAGATGGCTAATAGAACTGGGGTCAAACAGGCGCTTATCCTGGGGCCGGATGAGTGGGACAGGCAGGTAGCCATCCTTAAGGATATGGAGACAGGAAAACAGAAAGAGATTATTCTGAAAGAAGTGGCCGATAAATTAAAGGAAAAGAGCTGATGACTGAATCAGTAGAACCACTTGAAGATAGTTGGTAACCGTTCAGGGGGTAATGAAAGTTGAGGGGAAATTTTTGTAACTATTCAGCTTTTAAGGCATAAAGACACAAAGATTCCCAATAATAGCACACGGATTACACGATGAGACGGATTGACACGGATAAAAATTTATTAGAAAAAATCCGTGAGAATCCGCCAAAATCTGTGTCATCCGTGTGCTATTCTATCATTTTCTTCGTGGCTTTGTGGCTTTGTGGCTGAACGGTTACGATAGTTGAAGGCAGCAGAGAGGAGACTTGCTATGTTTAATCTAAAGCGAACACATTCCGGCGGACAACTGAGGTTGTCGGATGTGGGCACGGAGGTCATCTTGAACGGCTGGGTGGCCAAACGGCGGGATCACGGTGGGCTGGTCTTTATTGATCTGCGGGAAAGATCAGGCGTGGTCCAGGTGGTCTTTAATCCTGAACACGATCAGGACTCGCATCTCCTGGCTCATCAGCTTCGGAGTGAATTTGTCATTGCCGTGAAAGGCAGGGTGGAGGCCAGGCCTAAAGACACGGTCAATCTTAAGCTGTCTACGGGCGAAATCGAGGTAATGGTGAGCGAACTGGAGATACTTAATCCGGCCAAGACCCCCCCGTTCCCCCTTGAGGAGGAGACAACCACTAATGAGGACCTTCGGCTCCAATATCGATACCTTGATCTCCGACGACCAAAGCTCAAGGAAAATATCTTAGCCAGACACCGCGCCTACCAGGCCGTCAGGAACTATCTGGCCGGAGAAGGACTTATCGAAATAGAAACCCCTATGCTTATTGCCAGCACCCCTGAAGGGGCCAGGGATTTCCTGGTGCCCAGTAGACTTGTGCCAGGGAGTTTTTATGCCCTGCCCCAGTCTCCGCAACTATTTAAACAAATCCTGATGGTCGCCGGTCTGGAAGGGTATTTTCAGATCGTCAAATGCTTCCGGGATGAAGACCTGCGGGCTGACCGACAGCCGGAATTTACCCAGATCGACATTGAGGCCTCTTTTGTAGATGAAGAGGATATCTATCGGTTAATCGAGGGCCTGCTGGCCCGGGTGTTCAAGGCCCTGCTCGATATAGATATCTCTCGCCCTTTTCCCCGGCTGCCCTACCAGGAAGCAATGGAGAGATTCGGAACCGATCGGCCTGATACCAGATTCGGCCTGGAGCTTTTTGACGCCGCCCAGCTCTTAGGTGGCGCTGGCTTTAAGGTCTTTGACCAGGTCATTGAACGGGGCGGAGAAGTAAGGGGTATCTGTGTACCGGGTGGCGCCGCCTTCAGCCGCAAGGACATTGATGACCTGACCGCTTATGCGGCTATTTATGGGGCGAAGGGGCTGGCCTATTTCAAGGTTACGGAAGAAGGCCTGGAATCACCCATTGCCAAGTTCTTCAATCAGGAGATAAAAGATAAGCTGATTAAACTGGCTGAGGCCAAAGCAGGAGACATCATCTTCTTGGTGGCGGATAAACCATCGGTCGTGGCCCAGGCCCTGGCTAACCTGAGGCTTCATCTGGCGGAAAGGCTCGGCCTGATCCCTAAGGATAAATTCGAGCTGCTCTGGGTGACTGACTTCCCGCTGCTGGAATACAATGAAGAAGAGAAACGATGGGCGGCCAACCATCATCCCTTTACCTCCCCCCAAGAGACCGACTATCATTTACTGGAAACCGACCCAGGAAAGGTCAAGGCCAGGGCCTACGACATAGTCTTAAACGGCGTCGAGATCGGGGGAGGGAGTATCAGAATACACCGTCAGGACATTCAGGAGAAGGCCTTTTCTGTGTTGGGGATTACCTCTGAAGAGGCCAGACGCAAATTCGGTTTCCTCCTGGAGGCATTTGAATACGGCGCCCCGCCCCACGGAGGGATTGCTTTAGGTCTTGACCGCCTCTTAGCCGTGTTATTAGGCTGTGAATCTATTCGAGATGTCATTGCCTTTCCCAAGACCCAGAGTG
It includes:
- the aspS gene encoding aspartate--tRNA ligase, translating into MFNLKRTHSGGQLRLSDVGTEVILNGWVAKRRDHGGLVFIDLRERSGVVQVVFNPEHDQDSHLLAHQLRSEFVIAVKGRVEARPKDTVNLKLSTGEIEVMVSELEILNPAKTPPFPLEEETTTNEDLRLQYRYLDLRRPKLKENILARHRAYQAVRNYLAGEGLIEIETPMLIASTPEGARDFLVPSRLVPGSFYALPQSPQLFKQILMVAGLEGYFQIVKCFRDEDLRADRQPEFTQIDIEASFVDEEDIYRLIEGLLARVFKALLDIDISRPFPRLPYQEAMERFGTDRPDTRFGLELFDAAQLLGGAGFKVFDQVIERGGEVRGICVPGGAAFSRKDIDDLTAYAAIYGAKGLAYFKVTEEGLESPIAKFFNQEIKDKLIKLAEAKAGDIIFLVADKPSVVAQALANLRLHLAERLGLIPKDKFELLWVTDFPLLEYNEEEKRWAANHHPFTSPQETDYHLLETDPGKVKARAYDIVLNGVEIGGGSIRIHRQDIQEKAFSVLGITSEEARRKFGFLLEAFEYGAPPHGGIALGLDRLLAVLLGCESIRDVIAFPKTQSGACPLTNAPFEVEEKQLRELHLKIRP
- the hisS gene encoding histidine--tRNA ligase: MDSFKAPRGTRDILPEEVGLWQHIEEVAGKVFASYGYQEIRTPIFEVTELFARGIGETSDIVNKEMYTFADRKGRNLTLRPENTASVVRAVIEHGMLTGLPLRLYYLGPMFRYERPQAGRSRQFHQLGTEAMGSSAPGLDAEVITMVVHLLQDIGLTGLEVQINSVGCFGCRGQYRQSLVDYFGQFKEDLCPDCQVRLERNPLRILDCKASVCSGLKEKAPPISDSLCQDCSSHLGEVTRYLKLFGIDYTRNPKLVRGLDYYTRTAFEVVDYGLGAQNAVAAGGRYDNLIEEMGGRPTPAMGFAAGCERLVLCLKERQSPATTTPVPDLLLAAVGLSSDEYPIKLLQELRRAGLSVLFDWEKRGLKAQLKMANRTGVKQALILGPDEWDRQVAILKDMETGKQKEIILKEVADKLKEKS
- a CDS encoding thermonuclease family protein, translated to MDKSAIRPDDGDSFFYKNITIRVLGIDTPEIIHEEHGIFEDQPYGRKAAQMTREILARAKTIEYLPFKNDGYGRLLAHVFVDGELLSVLLIRAGLAYETVTYYGDNGFPDLAERIRKAACGSGLPPFEPPWKWRREHQVKVGGRNTH